The following is a genomic window from Cupriavidus taiwanensis.
GGCCTGGTCTTCAACAAGCTGTACTTCCCGGGCAACGACCCGCTGGTGGCCACCATGCTGGCCTACACCACCTTTGCGGTGGGCTTTGTCACGCGCCCGCTCGGCGGCGTGATCTTCGGGCACTTCGGCGACAAGGTCGGGCGCAAGAGCATGCTGGTGATGACGCTGATGATCATGGGCGTCTCGACCTTCCTGATCGGGCTGGTGCCGACCTACGACAGCATCGGCATCCTGGCGCCGGTGCTGTTGCTGCTGCTGCGCGTGCTGCAGGGCATCGGCCTGGGCGGCGAATGGGGCGGCGCGGTGCTGATGGCGTATGAGTACGCGCCACCGCACCGCAAGGGCTTCTACGCGTCGCTGCCGCAGATCGGGCTGGCGATCGGGCTGTGCCTGGCCTCGGGCGTGGTGGCGCTGCTGTCGCTGACCCTGACCGATGCGCAGTTCCTGGCGTGGGGCTGGCGGGTGGCCTTCCTGATCTCGGCGGGGATGGTGTTCGTCGGCTTGTATATCCGGCTCAACGTGAAGGAAACGCCGGAATTCGCCGTGATCAAGCAGCGCAACGCGGAGACGCAGATTCCCTTCGTCGACATGATGCGGCGCTACCCCGGCAATATCCTGAAGGGCATGGGGGCGCGCTATATCGACGGGGTCTTCTTCAACATCTTCGGCGTGTTCTCGATCACCTACCTGACCCAGACCATCCATATCAGCCGGACTGAAGCGCTGGTCGGCGTGATGGCGGCGGCGATCGCGATGTGCTTCTTCATCCCGTTCTTCGGCCATCTTTCCGACCGCATCGGCCGCACGCGGGTGTATTTCTGGGGCTCGCTGATCACCGCGCTGTCGGCCTTCCCCGCGTTCTGGCTGATGCTGAACAGCGGCGGCAACACCATGCTGCTGTGGCTGGCGATCGTGGTGCCGTTCGGCATTCTCTACGCCGCGGTGTACGGACCGGAGGCGGCGCTGTTCTGCGAGCTGTTCGATGCCAGGGTGCGCTACACCGGGATCTCGTTCGTCTACCAGTTCTCGGGGATTTTCGCGTCCGGCATCACGCCCATCATCGCCACGGCGCTGCTCAAGTCCGGTGGCGGCCAGCCCTGGCAGATCTGCGCCTACGTGGCGTTCGCGGGACTGGTGTCGGCGCTGTCGGTGGCGCTGATCGGGCGGGGCGCGCGCACCGAGGCGCGGCACGAGAGCACCGTGCCGCTGCGCGGCCCGGCACGCTGAGCGCGGGGCGCACGGCCAGCGTTGCGGCAAGGCGGCAATGTCTTAGAATGGCACCACGCTAATGACAGGGACCTTGCATGCAACCTACGGACGGCACCGGCGCGGCCGCCGCCCCGCTCCTGCCCAAGGTGGTGCGCCAGCGGCTGCACGACACCGTGGTCGACCACCTGCGCAACTTTATCGTCGAAGGGGTGCTGGCGCCGGGCATGAAGCTGAACGAGCGCGAACTGTGCGAAACGCTCGGGATCTCGCGCACGCCGCTGCGCGAGGCGCTCAAGGTGCTTGCCGCCGAGGGGCTGATCGAGATCTCGCCCAACCGCGGCGCCAGCGTCTCGCGCATGAGCGAGGCCGAGGCGTGGGAGGCGTTCGAGCTGATGAGCGGCCTGGAGGCCTTTGCCGGCGAGCTGGCGTGCGAGCGCATCACCGCACCCGAACTGGCCGAGATCAAGGCGCTGCATTACGCCATGCTGGCCTGCCACGCGCGCAATGACTTGCCGGGCTACTACAGCCGCAACCAGGAGATCCATGACCGCATCGCCGCGGCGGCGCGCAACCAGACGCTGCTGCAGACCTACCTGACGCTGAACCGGCGGCTCAAGGCGATGCGCTTTCGCTCCAACCACCAGACCGACAAGTGGGACCGCGCGGTGCACGACCACGAAGAAATGATCCGCGCGCTGGAAGCCCGCGACGGCAAGCGCCTGGCGTCGATCCTGCGCCAGCACCTGCTGGAAAAGCGCGCCGCGGTGATGCAGATCCACCCCGATCCGGCCAGCGCGCCTGCCGTGCCCAACGCCTAGCGCGGCACGTTGTCAGCGCCGCGTCGCCAGGATGCGGTAGCCGCGGGCGCAATGCTCCTGCGCCGCGGCGCGCGCTTCATCCGGGTCGTCGAACAAGCCGGCCTGGGCGATCCCCGGCACCAGCACGGCCTCGCCGGACTCCGCGCCCAGGAAGCGCCCGTCGCGCGACTGCACGATATACAGCACGTCCGACGCGACCTCTCCCACCGGCTCGCGCCGGCCGGCCGACTGGCCCAGTTGCCGCTGGCCGGGCACCCTGCCCGTGCCCGCGTCGCGCTGCCCATCCTGCGCACCGCCCGCGCGGCGCGCCACCTGCAGGTTGTTGCGGACCTCGTTGACGCCGAGCACGTCCTCGGCCAGCTCTTCGATGCGGTACTTGATGCCGCGGTCGGCCACGGTGCCGGTCAGCGTGACGATGCCAGAGCCCACGTCGACGGTCACATCCGAGACGTCGTCGTCGGCGTGCGCCAGCCGTTCGCACAGGTCGTCGCGGATGCGCGCGTCGGTGCGCTGGTAGTTCTTGGGCAGCCGGCGCGATGCGGTGCGCACCGGCGCGCCGGGACGGTAGCGGTCTTCCGGCCCCTCGCCGTCTTCCGTGCCATAGCGCGCCTGGCCGTAGCCAAAGCCTGCGCCGCCCGGATTGCCGCTGCGCCAGTGGTGTGCCTGGCGGGTATCGCCGGGCTCGCCGTAGCCCCGGTTGCGCCACGTTTCCCTGATTTCCGACGGTGGATAGTCTTTCATGGATAGCCTCCGATCTGGACGCATGGGATGCGTCATGCCTGGCGCCATCTGTGGCGCCGTGTCTGCTATCGGTAGCATCATCCATGCCTCGCGCCGGGCCGCGGCGCGGCGCGGCACCATGCCGGCGTGCCGCGCAACCGCGGGGAGAAACGAAGTTTTTACATGGTCGCGCCGTGCGCGGGCCGGTCGAGGTAGCCGCCGACGATGCGAACCAGCAGCGGCAGCTTGCCGGTGAAGAAGTGATCCGCGCCCGGCACCACTACCACCGGCAGCGCCTGCGGCCGCGCCCAGTCGAACAAGGCGGCCAGCCCGGCGCGCTCGTCGCGCTCGCCATGGACCACCAGGCAATCGGCCGGCACGGCGGGCGTGTCGTAGCTGCGATGGCCTTTCACCACGCCATACGGGGTGCCGGCAAGCACCAAGTGGCGGATCGGCACGGCTTGCGCCGCCAGCGCGGCGGCCACATGCGTCATGACGAAGGCGCCGAAGGAAAAGCCGGCCAGCGCCAGCGGCAGGCCGGGATGCGCCTCGCGCAGATGCGCGACCACCGCGAGCATGTCCTGCGTCTCGCCGCGCCCCTGGTCATGCGCGCCGCCGGAACCTTCCACGCCGCGAAAATTCGGCCGCACGGTCAGGTAGCCGCGCGCCACCAGCGCCTTGGCCAGCTGGTGCGGCACCTTGTGCGTGGCCGAGCCGCCCAGCAACGGATGCGGATGGCCCACCACGGCAATGCCGCGCGGATTGCCCGCGGGCCGGTCGAGCAGCAGTTCGATCGGTCCGGCTGCGCCGTCGAGCCGGGTCTTTTCGGTGCCTGAAGCAACCGCCATGCGTTCTCCTGAAGATGTCGGGAAGGATGACAACGGGCCGCGCACGGCCCGAAGTCCGTGATGTTACTGCGATGGCAGCGGGCATGCCGGCGCTCGGCAAGTGCACCCACGGATGCGTATCAATTTGTCACAGTGTGCCCGATCCGCCGCAGTATCCGGCGGGGTGGCGCATGCGCTTTCCTATAATTTCGCGAATCGCGGCAGGCCGGTTGCATCGGTCCCGCCGCGGCCAGCCGCTGCGATGCCCCTGCGCGATCGCATCCGGCCTGGCCACCCCATGCGCCGGGAGGATCGCCAGCGAGCAGCGGTCCCCTCGCGTGATCATCGCCGGCATCCCGGCCATTCCCGCATCCGACGAGATTCCGCCATGAGCAACGTTTCACGGCTCGCACTGGGCCTTGCGCTCGCCGCGCTATGCCAGCTGCTGCCAGCCACCTTGCCCGCCGCGAGCGCGGCGCCGGCATCCGAGGCCGCTTCCGCGACCGAGGCGCAACAGCCGCCCGCCCTCACGCACGCCGAAGCCACCGCCGAACTCAAGCGCCTGCAGACCGAGCAGGACCGCATCAAGCAGCGGGCCTCGGACCCCGAGGGCAACACCAAGCTGGACGAGCTGGACCATGACCTGCACCAGCTCGACGCGGAGGTCGACAAGCTGTCCGCCGCGCTGGCCCCGCAGCGCGACCAGCTGCAGGCGCAGCTTGACGTGCTGGGCCCGCCGCCGTCCGACGGCATCACCAGGGAAGCACCGGCCGTGGTACGGCAGCGCGCCGAGCTGAATGCGCGGCGCATGCAGCTCGATGCGCAGCTCAAGCAGGCGGCCGAGAGCAAGGAGAATATCGCCAACCTGAGCGGGCAGATCGGGCGGCTGCAGCGCAGCCAGATGAAAGACCAGCTGGCGCTGCGCTCGGACAGCATCCTCAACCCGCAGTTCTGGAAGCCGATGGTCAGCCCTGCCGCCGAGGACCGCGCGCGCATGGCCGCGTTCCTGGACCAGGTCGTGCCGATGGTGCAGCTGGCGTGGCAGCCGTCGCAGCGCGCCGCCACCATCGCGCTGCTGCTGCTTGCGCTGGGCGTGTGGCTGCTGGGCAAGCGCCTGGCCGAACGCGCGCTGGCCTGGTTCTGCCTGAACAAGCTGCCGCCGACCCGGCTGCGGCGCAGCGCCCTGGCGCTGGCCACCACGCTCGCGACCGTGGCCACCACGGGGCTGGCGGTGCAGATCGTCTACAACGCCTTCACGCGCAACTATGAACTGCCGCCGGACCTGATGACGCTGTACGGCGGGCTGGTCAAGCTGACCCTGACCAGCGCGCTGATCGCGGGCCTGGGGCGCGCGCTGCTGTGCACGCGCCACCCCTCGTGGCGGCTGCCCGCGCTGGCCGATCCCGTGGCGCGGGCGATGAAGCCGTTCCCCGCGGTGCTGGCCGGGCTGTTGCTGCTGGCCGGCACGCTGGAACAGCTCAACCGCATTGCCGATACCAGCGTGCAGGTCACGCTGCTGGGGCGCGGGCTGGTCTCGCTGGTGGTGGTGCTGACCATCGGCGCGGCGCTGCTGCGCGCCAACCGCGTGCGCAACGAGCTGGCGGCGGCGGGCGAGCAGCCCGAGGCGCGCGCCACGCTGGCGGGCATGATCCACGCCGGCGTCACGCTGATCGTGATCGTGTCGATGGTGGCGCTGCTGGCCGGCTATATCAGCTTTGCGCGCTTCCTGACCTATGAGCTGGTCTGGTTCGACATCGTGCTGTGCAGCCTGTACCTGCTGACCCAGGTCACGCGCGACCTGTTCGAAAGCCTGTTCTCGACCCAGCACACCAGCGGGCAGGTGATCAAGCAGCTGTTCGGGGTCGACGATGCGCGCCTGGAACAGACCGCCACCATCCTGTCCGGCATCGGCGCCAGCCTGTTGCTGCTGCTGGCCGTGGTGGCGCTGCTGACTGGCGGCTTCGGCACCACCCCGGCGGACCTGGTCGACAGCCTGGTCACCGTGCTGGGCGGCGAAAAGCTGCGCAGCCTGAACATCATGCCCGAGCGCATCCTGAACGCGCTGGTCGCGCTGGGCGTGGGCATCTGGCTGCTGCGCACGGTGCGGCGCTGGCTGGATGCGGAGCTGCTGCCCAAGCTGTGCATGGAGCCGGGGCTGCGCGCGTCGCTGATCACGCTGTTCAGCAATGTCGGCTACGTGCTGCTGGTGCTGCTGACGCTGTCGCTGCTGGGCGTGCGCTGGGACAACCTGGCGTGGATCGTCAGCGCGCTGTCGGTCGGCATCGGCTTCGGCCTGCAGGAGATCGTGAAGAACTTCGTGTCGGGGCTGATCCTGCTGACCGAGCGCCCGGTCAAGGTGGGCGACATGGTCAGCATCGCCGGGGTCGAGGGCGACATCCGACGCATCAACGTGCGCGCCACCGAGATCCAGTTGGGCGACCGCTCCACCGTGATCGTGCCCAATTCGCAGCTGATCTCGCAGAACCTGCGCAACGTCACCATGAGCAACAGCACCCAGGGGGTGGCTTCGCTGCAGCTCACCTTCCCGCTGAACACCGACCCCGAGCAGTTGCGCGACCTGCTGCTCGACGTCTACCGCGAAAACGAAAGCATCCTCGACGTGCCCGCGCCGTCGGTGATGTTCAGCCAGCTCGCGCCCAACGGCATCACGCTGTCGGTGACCGGCTATGTCGGCAGCCCGCGCATCGCCGCGGCCACGCGCAGCGACCTGCTGTTCGAGATCCTCAAGCGGCTGCGCGCCGAGGGCATCTCGCTGTCGGTGCCGCAATCGCTGCGGCTGGAGAACATGCCGCCGTTCGGCCCGGAGCCGGAGCGCGCGCTGGCAACCGGCTGAGGCTCCGCGGCAGCGCCGCCATGCCTGGCCGCTACAACGCGGCCGCCGCCGCGGCGTCTTCCACCGCCACCGCCACCAGCCAGCGGCGGATCACCTGCTCTTCCTGAGCCGACAGGCCCGCCGCGAGGCGGGCCTCGTTGGCCATGACCCGCTCGCGGCACTGTCCCAGCAACGCCTTGCCCCGCGCCGACAGCGCGATGGTCTGGATGCGGCCGTGCACCGGATGCGGCGTGCGCTCGATATGCCCCGCCTTCTCCAGGTTGCCGACGATCACGCTGACGGTCTGCGGCGTCAGCAGCGCCAGCCGCGCCAGGTCGGCTCCCGACAGCCCCGGATACGCGCCCAGCATGGTCAGCACCACGAACTGCGGCGGCGTCACGTTCAGGTCCGCCAGCGCCCGTTCCATGCGCAGCCGGTTGGCCGCGCCGGCCTGGCGCAGCAGGTAGCCAAGGTGGCCGCTTTCGCCGCGCTTGCCTTCGCCGGGCGCCGGCACCGCAGTCGGGACCGCGGCCACGGCGCCGCGCTTGTTCGCTGTCTTGCGCATAATGTCAGAACTCTTATATTATGTTCGTGCTCTGATATTAACCCGGTCCGCCGAAGGAGGCCAGCAATGCCAGACCCGCATGCCAGCATGACGTTCGATTCATTCACCCGCGCCGCCCCCGCCGTGTACGCGGCGCTGCGCGCGCTTCGCACCGCCGTGGACGACTCGGGACTCGACAAGCCGCTGACCGAGCTGATCAAGGTGCGCGTGTCGCAGCTCAACGGCTGCGCCTTCTGCCTGCAGTTCCACCTGAACCTGGCGCGACGGCATGGCGTGGATGCGCGCAAGCTTGACCTGGTCGCGGTCTGGCGCGAGGCCGGCGTCCATTCCGCGCGCGAGCAGGCGGCACTGGCCTGGGCCGAGGCGCTGACGGTGCTGGGCGCCACCGCGGGCGCCGGCGCGGAACACGAGCGCCAGCAGGCGCTGGCGCGCGTGCGCGAGCATTTCAGCGAAGCCGAGATCCCCTACCTGGCCGCTTCGATCGCCGCGATCCAGGCATGGAACCGCATTGCCGCCGGCCTGCAGTTTCCGCCGCCGCCCGCGGAACCGGCAGGGAGTGCCGCATGAACGCCGCCACCGCCCCGCACACCGGACTCCGGCATGTCGACAATGACAGCGAAGTGGCCGCCTGTTTTGCGCTGATGCGGCAATTGCGCCCGCACCTGGCCTCTGCCGATGAACTGGTGGCGCGCTGGCGCCGCCAGGCGGCCACGGGCTATCGCCTGCTGGTGCTGTGGGACCAAGGCAAGCCGGTTGCGCTGGCCGGCTGGCGCCTGCAGGAGAACCTGGTGCGCGGCGTGCACGTCTACGTCGATGACCTCGTCACCGACGCCGACGCGCGCAGCAGCGGCCACGGGCAGCAAGTGATGGACCGGCTGAAACTGGAGGCGCGCCAGGCAGGCTGCCGCTCGCTGGTTCTCGATACGCCGCTGGCCAACGTGCTGGGCCACCGCTTCTACTACCGCAACGGCCTGCTGGCCGGCGCGCTGCATTTCCATTTCCCGCTGGAGGACAACCACCGATGACTACCTTGCTTCACCTCAGCGCCAGCAGCCGCGGCGAGGCCTCGAACAGCCGGCAGGCTGCAGCGCGCCTGCTGAAGCAGATCGGCGCCGGTTCGCTGCGCGTGATCGAGCGCGACCTGGCGCGCCAGCCGCTGCCGCATCCGGACCGGGCCACCGTCGAAGCCAGCCTGATGCCGCCCGAGCAGCGCGGCCCGGCCGAGCAAGCCGCGCTGGCGCTGTCGGAAACGCTGATCGCCGAGCTGGAATCGGCCGACGCCGTGCTGATCTCGACGCCGATGCACAACTTCACCGTGCCGTCGGCGCTCAAGGCGTGGATCGACCTGGTGGTGCGGCCCAACCGCACCTTCCGCAACACGCCGGCCGGCAAGGTCGGCATGCTGGCGGACCGGCCGGTGCTGGCGCTGGTCTCGTGCGGCGGCCCGTTCCGCGAAGGCCCCGGAAGTCAGCAGGATTTCCTGACGCCATACCTGAAGTATGTGTTCGCGGCAGTCGGCATCACACAGGTGGAAGTGCTGCGCATGGAACGCATGAACTGGGGGCCGGACTTCGCACAAGCGGGGCTCGACAGCGTACTTGCGCCGGCAGGCTGGCCCCGGGAGATGGCGCCGGCCTGAGCGTGCGCCGCGGCAGGGGGGATTTCTTTATATTCTCATATGGAGAATTTTTGTATTACTATATTCTCCAGTTGAGAATATTGAAGTCCCCCCATCCACTCCCTGCCGCGCCCGATGGAACTGGCTGAACTCGAAATCTTCCGCGCCGTCGCCACGGAGCAGAGCATCACCCGCGCCGCGCGGCTGCTGGACCGGGTGCAGTCCAACGTCACCACGCGCGTCAAGCAACTGGAAGAAGCGCTGGGCGTGGCCCTGTTCCAGCGCGACAGCAAGCGCATGCTGCTGACGCCCGAGGGCCACCGGCTGCTCGCCTATGCCAACCAGATGCTGGCGCTGGCGGAAGAAGCGCGGCAGTCGGTGCAGGGCGCCGCGCCGTCGGGCCGCCTGCGCATCGGTACCATGGAAAGCGCCGCCGCCAACCGCCTGCCGATGCCATTGGCACGCT
Proteins encoded in this region:
- a CDS encoding MFS transporter; this translates as MTSPNEQAIRKVALASVIGATIEWYDFFLYGVVAGLVFNKLYFPGNDPLVATMLAYTTFAVGFVTRPLGGVIFGHFGDKVGRKSMLVMTLMIMGVSTFLIGLVPTYDSIGILAPVLLLLLRVLQGIGLGGEWGGAVLMAYEYAPPHRKGFYASLPQIGLAIGLCLASGVVALLSLTLTDAQFLAWGWRVAFLISAGMVFVGLYIRLNVKETPEFAVIKQRNAETQIPFVDMMRRYPGNILKGMGARYIDGVFFNIFGVFSITYLTQTIHISRTEALVGVMAAAIAMCFFIPFFGHLSDRIGRTRVYFWGSLITALSAFPAFWLMLNSGGNTMLLWLAIVVPFGILYAAVYGPEAALFCELFDARVRYTGISFVYQFSGIFASGITPIIATALLKSGGGQPWQICAYVAFAGLVSALSVALIGRGARTEARHESTVPLRGPAR
- a CDS encoding GntR family transcriptional regulator, with translation MQPTDGTGAAAAPLLPKVVRQRLHDTVVDHLRNFIVEGVLAPGMKLNERELCETLGISRTPLREALKVLAAEGLIEISPNRGASVSRMSEAEAWEAFELMSGLEAFAGELACERITAPELAEIKALHYAMLACHARNDLPGYYSRNQEIHDRIAAAARNQTLLQTYLTLNRRLKAMRFRSNHQTDKWDRAVHDHEEMIRALEARDGKRLASILRQHLLEKRAAVMQIHPDPASAPAVPNA
- a CDS encoding BON domain-containing protein — its product is MKDYPPSEIRETWRNRGYGEPGDTRQAHHWRSGNPGGAGFGYGQARYGTEDGEGPEDRYRPGAPVRTASRRLPKNYQRTDARIRDDLCERLAHADDDVSDVTVDVGSGIVTLTGTVADRGIKYRIEELAEDVLGVNEVRNNLQVARRAGGAQDGQRDAGTGRVPGQRQLGQSAGRREPVGEVASDVLYIVQSRDGRFLGAESGEAVLVPGIAQAGLFDDPDEARAAAQEHCARGYRILATRR
- a CDS encoding alpha/beta hydrolase; amino-acid sequence: MAVASGTEKTRLDGAAGPIELLLDRPAGNPRGIAVVGHPHPLLGGSATHKVPHQLAKALVARGYLTVRPNFRGVEGSGGAHDQGRGETQDMLAVVAHLREAHPGLPLALAGFSFGAFVMTHVAAALAAQAVPIRHLVLAGTPYGVVKGHRSYDTPAVPADCLVVHGERDERAGLAALFDWARPQALPVVVVPGADHFFTGKLPLLVRIVGGYLDRPAHGATM
- a CDS encoding DUF3772 domain-containing protein, producing the protein MSNVSRLALGLALAALCQLLPATLPAASAAPASEAASATEAQQPPALTHAEATAELKRLQTEQDRIKQRASDPEGNTKLDELDHDLHQLDAEVDKLSAALAPQRDQLQAQLDVLGPPPSDGITREAPAVVRQRAELNARRMQLDAQLKQAAESKENIANLSGQIGRLQRSQMKDQLALRSDSILNPQFWKPMVSPAAEDRARMAAFLDQVVPMVQLAWQPSQRAATIALLLLALGVWLLGKRLAERALAWFCLNKLPPTRLRRSALALATTLATVATTGLAVQIVYNAFTRNYELPPDLMTLYGGLVKLTLTSALIAGLGRALLCTRHPSWRLPALADPVARAMKPFPAVLAGLLLLAGTLEQLNRIADTSVQVTLLGRGLVSLVVVLTIGAALLRANRVRNELAAAGEQPEARATLAGMIHAGVTLIVIVSMVALLAGYISFARFLTYELVWFDIVLCSLYLLTQVTRDLFESLFSTQHTSGQVIKQLFGVDDARLEQTATILSGIGASLLLLLAVVALLTGGFGTTPADLVDSLVTVLGGEKLRSLNIMPERILNALVALGVGIWLLRTVRRWLDAELLPKLCMEPGLRASLITLFSNVGYVLLVLLTLSLLGVRWDNLAWIVSALSVGIGFGLQEIVKNFVSGLILLTERPVKVGDMVSIAGVEGDIRRINVRATEIQLGDRSTVIVPNSQLISQNLRNVTMSNSTQGVASLQLTFPLNTDPEQLRDLLLDVYRENESILDVPAPSVMFSQLAPNGITLSVTGYVGSPRIAAATRSDLLFEILKRLRAEGISLSVPQSLRLENMPPFGPEPERALATG
- a CDS encoding MarR family winged helix-turn-helix transcriptional regulator, translating into MRKTANKRGAVAAVPTAVPAPGEGKRGESGHLGYLLRQAGAANRLRMERALADLNVTPPQFVVLTMLGAYPGLSGADLARLALLTPQTVSVIVGNLEKAGHIERTPHPVHGRIQTIALSARGKALLGQCRERVMANEARLAAGLSAQEEQVIRRWLVAVAVEDAAAAAAL
- a CDS encoding carboxymuconolactone decarboxylase family protein translates to MPDPHASMTFDSFTRAAPAVYAALRALRTAVDDSGLDKPLTELIKVRVSQLNGCAFCLQFHLNLARRHGVDARKLDLVAVWREAGVHSAREQAALAWAEALTVLGATAGAGAEHERQQALARVREHFSEAEIPYLAASIAAIQAWNRIAAGLQFPPPPAEPAGSAA
- a CDS encoding GNAT family N-acetyltransferase translates to MNAATAPHTGLRHVDNDSEVAACFALMRQLRPHLASADELVARWRRQAATGYRLLVLWDQGKPVALAGWRLQENLVRGVHVYVDDLVTDADARSSGHGQQVMDRLKLEARQAGCRSLVLDTPLANVLGHRFYYRNGLLAGALHFHFPLEDNHR
- a CDS encoding FMN-dependent NADH-azoreductase, whose translation is MTTLLHLSASSRGEASNSRQAAARLLKQIGAGSLRVIERDLARQPLPHPDRATVEASLMPPEQRGPAEQAALALSETLIAELESADAVLISTPMHNFTVPSALKAWIDLVVRPNRTFRNTPAGKVGMLADRPVLALVSCGGPFREGPGSQQDFLTPYLKYVFAAVGITQVEVLRMERMNWGPDFAQAGLDSVLAPAGWPREMAPA